GAGCGGGCACGGAGCGCCGAACTTTGCGACGCTCGTCAAGATGGCGCAGGCGGACGACCGGAATGCGATAGCTTCGCTCGAAAAGATGTCGCTGTATCTCGGCCGTGGGCTTCGCATGATTGCCTCGGCGCTGGCTCCGAGCGAGATCGTCATCGTAGGCGACATTACAAGCGCGTGGCACATGTTTGGCCCCAAGGTGGAGGCTGAGTTGAAGCGCAACGCGATCTCCAGGCCACCCAGGCTGCGCCCCTCGTTTGAGGGCAATACGGCACGGCTGCGAAGCGCTGTCGCGCTCGTGATGAACCAAGGTGTTGATCTAAATCAAAGGAATTAATTCGCTATGTTTTCTGCTGTTGATGTCTTAACTGGCAGTGCCAGTCTCCGCCAGCGACTTGTCTGCCACGCGACTCGTGTGGCGATGTTTGCTCTTTTAGCGGCGTTCAGCATCGGCTCAGGCGCCACACGGGTCTTTGGGCAAGCGGCCGCTTCGCCTGTGGCGTCGAAGCCCGCCTCAGTAGACGCGCAGGCGGCCGGAGACCAACCGGACGATCCTGGTCCGCTGGCAACTGATCTCTCGTCCAATATCAATCCCAAAGCGATTCAGGCGGCGATCAAGAGGGTCGGCGACTGGGAACTCAGTGTTGCTGAGCCAAGCTTCAACCGGCAGTGGACCTTTGCTGCCCTCTACGACGGTCTGCTTGCGGCCTCGAAGGCAACTGGCGATCCGAAGTACCGCGACGCCGTTCTCTCCTTCGCAGAAAAGTCGAACTGGCAGCTGATTGATACACGCTTTCCCCACGCCGACGATCAGGCACTGGGACAGGCATATCTCGACCTCTACCTCGCTGATCCTAAGGCGGCCCGCAAGGCGGTGAGGATGGCAAACACCAAAGAGATAATTGACCGTCTTGTCGTTCGGCCCGACGATCCGGACAAGCTGCTGTGGTGGTGGTGCGACGCGCTGTTTATGGCACCGCCCGTGCTTTCGCGGATGTACGTTGCAACGGGCGACCGCAAGTACCTCGATGCGATGGACCGAGAATGGTGGATCACCTCAGGCAGCCTCTACGACAAGCAGAATCACCTCTACTTCCGCGACGCGCGCTACTTTACGCAGAAGCAGGCGAACGGGCAGCCGATCTTCTGGTCTCGCGGCAACGGCTGGGTGCTTGGCGCTCTGGTGAAGGTGCTGGAGATCATGCCGAAGGACTATCCGAGCCGCCCGAAGTACGTCGAGCAGTACCGCCAGATGGTCGAGAAGTTAACGGCGATCCAGAGCAAGGACGGCCTCTGGCGCTCCGGTCTGCTCGATCCCGACTCCTATGAGCTACCGGAGGTCTCAGGTTCGGCGTTCTTTACCTACGCGATCGCCTACGGAATCAATGAGCACATCCTGGACCGCAAGACGTATCTGCCAGTCGTCGAGAATTCGTGGAAGGGCATGCTGACACACGTCTACGCCGACGGCCGCCTTGGCTCCATCCAGCCTATCGACGGCCAGCCCGGCAAGTTCAAACCAACAGCAAGCTACGTGTACGGTGTGGGCGGCTTTCTGATGGCTGGTTACGAGATGAACCGGCTCGCTAGCAGCAAGCACTAAGCAACTGAACCCCGGCTCTGCTCTCTCGGCATCCACAACAGCGGCTGTCGGATCGGGAAGTTCCGGATGACCTCCGGAACGGTGGGGTCGGGGTTCAGCCTCTTCCACAAAGCGATGTAGTCCTGCTGGCCGTACACGAGACCGGCGAAGAGCAGGGCCGGGTTGCGGACAGGGAAGTCGTCCCAGTGCTCGACGTCGTGGGCGTAGGGCCAGATGTTCTTGTCCTTGATGTATGGGACCATGAACGCCATCATCTTCTTCAAACTCCGGCCGTCGGAAGTGGAGAAGGCCCAGAGGCTCTCCCTCTCCGTCGACAGACTCTGAGCCAGCCCGCACAACACGTCCATGTCAAAGAGCGAGTAGCTGTATGGCTTCGTGCGCGCCAACTCCATTGGAAGGCTGCCGTCGGGCGCAACCTGGTTGGGCAGCAGCGTGGTGCGAAAGCGCTCGCGGCACAACTTCATGACCTCTGTATTGCCGGTGAAGCGGGCGAATTCGCCTGCCTGGAGAACCCAGCAGGTTCCGTGATTGTTTTTGGCGTCGCATTCCTCCTGGCCGTTCTTCGAGGTTCGCATCCATTCGAGATACTGCGCGAACCAGTCTTTGACACTCTGGCCTCCTTCGATGGCATTGGTGGCAGTCAGCAACGTCGCCGCTCGTGCCACCTCGACTAAGTGCAGCGTATCGATAATCCCGATGCCTCGTCCCTTATTTACGCCGAAGATGGCCTGAGCGTGCTCGAGGTTCGCGTTCATCTTCGTCGCCGGATCGACGAACCACGCGCGCAGGTGATGGCCAGCGTGATCGGCATACTTCGGCTGCTTCGTCAGCAGCCATGCGGCTGTGAGAGCAGGTACGATCAGGCTGAGCCGAACCATCGCCTCGCGATGCGCGTTGAAGTTTGCAGGATTCGAGAATCCGTCGCGGCGGATATAAGGGCCGCCGGGATTCTTCGGGTCGGGCCACCAGTAGTCGCCCTCAGAATAGAAGTCATGCAGGCCTCCGGGACTGCGCTCGCTGTGTGCAGCGGTCACCGTGACAGGCTGCTCTGCGAGAGATTTGTCTGCTGCAGCGAGAATGCGGCTGCGATCTGTTGCAGCAACGAGCGCATAGGGTGACTGGTCAGACGGCACGTCAGCCCGGATCGTTTCGTCAAAACAAGCCGCGGCTCCGGCAGCCAGGGCGCAGAACTTCCGTCGTGTCAGACCATTCATTCGTCAATGTCACCTTTTCGCAGGCGGAAACTGGGGGCTATTCACCCTTTCGTCCGCACCGTCGCATCATATCTTTTTGCCCGATAGAGTGCTCATTCCGTGGGCTCAGAACGAAGATTTCACTGGCGTTTCACTCTATGGCTTGACGAAATGAATGACCATTCATTATGCTTCACTCCCGTCTGAGACTTTCGCCCGATGGGAGCCCGCAGCATGCCGAACAGCACCACCTCCGCGCCAAACCGTAACATCCGCAAGGTAGCCGTTCTCGGCGCCGGAACCATGGGTTCGCGCATCGCCGCGCACATTGCTAACGCCGGCCTGCCTGTTGTTCTGCTTGATATCGTTCCGCCGGGCACTGCGGCTGACGTATCGAAGGCTGAGCGCAACAAGATTGTGCTCGCGGCCTTGGAGGGCCTGAAGAAGTCGAAGCCCGCGGCCTTCTATGCGGCGGATTCTGCGCGGCTTATCATTATCGGCAACTTCGAGGACGACCTTGCGCTGCTGGCCGGCTGCGACTGGATCATCGAGGCGGTCGCCGAGAACCTCGACATCAAGCACGCACTTCTCGGCAAAGTTGAAAAGCACCTCAGTGCGGGAGCGATCCTCACAACCAACACAAGCGGCCTGCCTATCGCAAGCGTCGCGTCTGGACTCAAGCCGGAGACCCGGGCCGTTTTCTTCGGAACCCACTTCTTCAACCCGCCGCGCTACATGCGCCTGCTTGAGATTATCCCGACGCCAGAGTCCGATGCGGGGGCCGTCGCGGCGATCTCTCACTTCTGCGATCAGCGTCTAGGCAAGACCATCGTTCGTTCTCGCGACACGCCGAACTTCATCGCCAACCGCATCGGCACCTTCTCGCTTGCGAATGCGATTCGCCTGATGCAGGAGCAGGGGCTGACGATTGAAGAAGTAGACGCCCTCACCGGTTCGGCGCTGGGATGGCCGAAGACCGGGACGTTCCGGCTCGGCGACCTGGTCGGAATCGATGTACTGGCGCATGTGGCACGCAACTTCGAGGCGAAGGCGGCGAGCATCCATGACGAGCGAACGGACGTAAAGCTGCCAGCCTTCATCAACACGATGCTTGAGCGAAAGTGGATCGGCGACAAGGCTGGGCAAGGCTTCTACAAGAAGGAAGGCAAGGACGCCGAGGGCCGCGACGTGCGTCTTGCGCTTGACCTCAACACACTGGAGTACCGGCCCGCCACTCGGCCGAAGTTCCCGGCGCTTGAGATGGCCAAGAACGTCGAGTCGACCGGGGCGCGCGTGCAGCAACTTATGAACGGCGATGGGAGTGCGGACAAGGCTGCGCGCTTCTACTGGCCGCTGCTGACGGAGTTGTTCAACTACGCGGCGAACCGCATCTCGGCCACGGGGACCGAGCCGGCGGACAACATCGTCGAGATCGATCAGGCGATGAAGACGGGCTTCAACTGGGAGCTTGGTCCGTTCGAGTTGTTCGACGCCGCTGGAGTTCGCGAAACGACCGACAAAATGCGCGCCGCGGGTGTGGCCATCTCACCCAACGTCGAGAAGCTGCTCGCCTCGCACGGAGGCAACGGCAAAGGGCCAACCTGGTATAAGGATGACCCCACAACCCCGAGCGGACGCCAGTACTTCGACGTCATCACGGGCGCGTACAAGCCTGTTCCTGTCGCTGGGGGCGTGAGCTCGCTCGCCGTCATCAAGAAGGCAAAGGGTGTGGTGAAGAAGAATCCGGGAGCCTCGGTCGTCGATCTTGGCAACGGCGTTGCGGCGATTGAGCTGCACTCGAAGATGAATGCGCTCGGCGACGACATCGTCTCGCTTATCACCCAGACCCTCAAGCCCACGAGCCAGCAAATTGCCGATTTCGAGGCCTTCGTCATCACGGGCGATTCGGCCAACTTCTCCGTCGGAGCCAACCTCATGCAACTCCTTATGGCAATTCAGGAGCAGGAGTGGGACGAGGTGGAGAGTGCCGTCCGCGCCTTCCAGAATATGACGCAGGCCATCAAGTTCTGCTCGCGCCCAGTCGTCGTTGCGCCCTACGGGATGTGCCTCGGCGGCGGCGTCGAGATCAGCCTGCATGCCGCGGCTCGTCAGCCTCATGCCGAGCTTTATATGGGGCTGGTTGAGGCGGGCGTGGGGCTTATCCCCGGCGGAGGTGGCTGTAAGGAGATGGTGCTTCGCTCGATCGAAGCCGGATCGAGCATTCGGCCTGATGCGCGCGGCGAGGGAGTCGAGATCTTCGAGGCCATCAAGAAGAACTTTGAGACGATTGCAAAGGCCTCGGTTTCAACCAGCGCGGCAGAGGCGCGCGGCCTGGGCTTCCTGCGCCCTTCGGACAATATCACCGTGAACCGCGACCGCCTGCTTACGGATGCTAAGCAGCGCGCAAGAGCTTTGGCGGATGCAGGGTACACCGCACCCGTCCCGCGCACCGATATCCCCGCACCGGGTGAGTCCGTCCTCGCGACGCTGAAGCTCGCCGTGTGGACGATGCGCGAAGGCCAGTTCATCTCCGACCACGACGTGAAGGTCGCCAACTGGGCCGCCTACATTCTCTCCGGGGGAAGAGTGAACCCCGGCACGCTAGTCAGCGAACAATATCTGCTCGATCTTGAGCGCGAGGCGTTTGTCTCCCTCTGCGGCGAGAAGAAGACGCAGGAGCGCATCGCCTTCACGCTCAAGACCGGCAAGCCGCTGAGGAACTAGAGGCAGCTTTTAGCTATCAGCTCCTAGCTTTTAGCTAAAACGAACTTAGAACAGGCACCATCGCTTCCAGCTAGGAGCTAGAAGCTAAAGCTAGGAGCTAGCTGTCATGAACGAAGTGATCATCGCCTCTGCAGTCCGCACCCCTGTAGGCAAGGCCCCGCGCGGCACCCTTCGCACCACTCGCCCCGACGACCTCGCCGCCACGGCGATTAATGGAGCATTAGCGCGCATCCCCCAGCTCGACAAGTCCGAGATCGAGGACGTCATCCTGGGCTGCGCGATGCCCGAGGCGGAGCAGGGAATGAACGTCGCCCGTGTCGCCAGCTTCCGCGCCGGGCTTCCCGTCACCGCCTCCGCCATGACCGTCAATCGCTACTGCGCCTCCGGCCTGCAATCGATTGCCCTGGCCGCTGACCGCATTCGAGGCGGCAGCGCGGATGTGATTGTCGCCGGAGGCACGGAGAGCATGTCTTATGTGCCGATGGGAGGCAACAAGATCTCGGTCAACCCGTGGCTCGTCGACAACTACCCGGGCTCCTACATGTCGATGGGCCTCACAGCGGAACGCGTGGCAACCCACTACGGCATTACCCGCGAGGCCATGGATGAGTTCTCCTACCAGAGCCACCAGAAGGCCCTCGCCGCGATTGCTGCCTGCAAGTTCGCCGACGAGATAGTTCCTGTTACGGTTATAAATACAACGCCGGACGGAAAAGGCAAGGCCAAGCCTGTGGAATCGATCTTCAAGATTGATGAGGGGCCGCGAGCCGATACTTCCTTTGAGGCGCTGGCGAAGCTGAAGCCGGTCTTCCATGCAAAGGGCACGGTGACGGCGGGGAACTCCTCGCAAACTTCAGACGGTGCTGCTGCTGCAGTCGTCATGTCTGCCGAGCGCGCGAAGGCGCTGGGGATCAAGCCGATGGCTAGGTTCATCGCCTTCGCCTACGCTGGCTGCGACCCTGAGGAGATGGGCATCGGCCCCGTCTACGCAATCCCTAAGGCTCTCAAACAGGCTGGGCTCACCCTCGATCAGATCGACGTCATCGAGCTCAACGAGGCCTTTGCCGCGCAGTCGCTCGCTGTTATCAAGGTGCTCGGCATCGATCCCGCCAAGCTCAACGTTAACGGAGGAGCCATCGCGCTCGGCCACCCGCTCGGCTGCACCGGAGCCAAGCTCACCGCAACGCTGCTTCGCGAGATGCCTCGGCGAAATGCAAAGTACGGCATGGTGACGATGTGCGTTGGTGGAGGGATGGGGGCGGCGGGAATCTTCGAGGCGGTGAACTAGCTATGTTGTCGATTGCTACCGAGTCTATGGAGAAAAAGGTACGAGTTGCAGCGCGAATATTTGTCGCAATGAATGTGATTGTCCTGACTCTCGCTATCACTTTCTACAAATTGAACCTGGAGTTGTGGGATCGCTTTCGTGATGACATCTTCCTAACCTTGGCATTGTGTTTTTTTGTGCTGATTGGATTAGGAATAGCGACTTCACGATCGCGGAACACATCTGAATCCTTAATTACCAAGAGGAACGCGGTCGGAGCAGCTTTGATTGTTATCGATAGCCTACTGCTTCTCATACTTGGTGTAGGTCAATAACCGCTTCTCGTTCTTGTAACAACCCAAGAGAGGTAATCCAAATGTCCACAATGACCGCCCCCACCTCCACCGACAAGAAGATCATCCCCGGCGGAAGCTTCCTCATCTCCAACCCCACTCCTGCCGACTGCTTCTTCCCCGAGGACTTCACCGAGGAACACCGCCAGATCGCCCAGACCACGGCCGACTTCGCGCTTAACGAGATCGTCCCCGTCTCCGACCAGATCGAGGCCAAGGACTTCTCCGTCACGCGTCGGCTCATCAAGGAGGCCAGCGAGCTTGGCCTCACCTCGGTCGACATCCCCGAGGAGTACGGCGGGCTTGAGATGGACAAGGTCACCTCGGCCATCATCGCCGACAACATCGCCAAGCAGGGCAGCTTCTCCGTCGCCTTCTCGGCGCACGTCGGCATCGGGACGCTGCCCATCGTCTGGTACGGCACAGTCGAGCAGAAGAAGAAGTACCTGCCCAAGCTTGCCAGCGGCGAGTTTGTCGGTGCCTACGCGCTCTCTGAGTCCACTTCCGGGTCTGACGCTGTCAATGCAAGAACGCGCGCCGTTCTGTCGGAAGACGGCAGTACCTACACTGTCAACGGCGAAAAGATGTGGATCACCAACGCAGGCTTCGCTGACATCTTCACCATCTTCGCCAAGTGCGAGGTCAAGGAAGGCAAGGACGCGGGCAAAGAGCGCTTGACTGCCTTCCTCGTTGAGAAGGGAACTCCCGGCTTCACCGTCGGCAAGGAGGAGCACAAGCTCGGCATCCGTGGCAGCTCCACCTGCCCGCTCATTCTCGCCGATTGCAAGATCCCCGCGTCTAACCTGCTCGGCGAAGTAGGCAAGGGCCACCACATCGCGTTCAACATCCTCAACGTCGGCCGCTACAAGCTCGGCAACGCCGCCGTTGGAGCCGCGCGCATGTGCCTTGGCAACGGCATCCGCTACGCCAAGGAGCGCAAGGCCTTCGGCAAGTCCATCTCCGAGTTTGGCCTTATCCAGGAGAAGCTCGCCGACTGCGCCGTGGGGGTCTTTGTCGGAGAAGCGCTCTCGTACCGCGCCGTAGGGATGATTGACGCCGCGCTGGCGAAGGTCGATAAGCACGACACCGCCGCCATCCAGAAGGCCATCGAGGACTACGCCGTCGAGTGCTCTATCTGTAAGGTGTGGGACTCGGAGATGCTCGACCGCGTCGTCGACGAGGTGCTGCAGATCTACGCCGGCTACGGCTACGTCGAGGAGTATCCGGCGGAGCGCGCTTATCGCGACTCGCGCATCAACCGCATCTTTGAAGGCACCAACGAGATCAACCGGCTGATCATCACCGGCTGGCTGATGAAGTCGGCGATGAACGGCAAGCTCGCCCTGATGCCTGCCATCAAGCAGCTGATGGACGAGGTCATGTCCGGCCCCGTCGCGAAGGAAGACCGCGAGGGCCCGCTGGCCGAGGAGTACAACCTGCTAGCCAGCGCCAAAAAGCTCGCTCTGTTCGCCGCCGGTTCGGCGACGCAGAAGTATATGCAGAAGCTCGCCGACGAGCAGGAGGTGATGTCCGCCATCGCCGACATGATCATCGAGGTCTTCGCCATGGAATCGGCCATCCTGCGTGCGGAGAAGCTCTCCGGCAAGGGGACGGCCGAGATCCCCGTCGCCCTGGCGCGTATCTATGCTTCGGGCGCGATGGAGAGAGTCGAACTCGCGGCGCGCAAGGTGATTGCGACGGTGGCTGAGGGCGACATGCTGCGCACGCAGCTCGCCATCCTTCGCCGCCTCGCCAAGCACGATCCGGCTGACACCATCGCGCTGCGCCGCCAGGTGGCACAGCACGTCATCCGGGCAGGGAAGTACGCCTTCTAAGCAGCAACCCTTACCTGCTACCTAAGCTGTAGAACATCCCACAAAAGCACCAGCCGAGATACCCTCTCCGCTGGTGTTTTTCGTTGTCTTTTGAAGGTCGCTTTGTAACCATCGAAGCGATACCTTATGTTGACTCCCCATTCTCTGCGCGGCAGACTCCGCATAGCTTCGCCGTTCGTCTTTGCGTCGGTCTGTCTCCTTGCGCTCTCTGTGCCTGCTGCCTCGCAGACACCGCGTGTCGTTGTTGCGGCACCGGAGATCAGGCTTTCGGCGGCTGATTCCGCCGTCGATGCCGGCCCCGTTCCGGTCTCGCAGCCGTTGCGGTTGACTCTCCGGCTGAATCCTTCGGCGGATCGCACCGCCGCGCTCGACCAGCTTCTTGCCGCGCAGATTACGTCGTCCTCGCCGTCGTATCACCAGTGGCTTACTCCACAGCAGTTCGCCGCCAGCTATGGAGCCACCGAAGACCAGATTGCCACCGCCACATCATGGTTCCAGTCGCAGGGCCTCACGGTTGAGTCTGTCTCGCCCGCAAAGACCTGGCTCGTCCTCAGCGGCACCGCGGCGCAGGTCCAGCGTGCCTTTGCTGTGTCCCTGCGCAACTACGCCATCTCTGGAGCGTCGTACTACGCAAACTCAGACACCCCCACGATGCCCCGTGCAGTGGCTTCGCTGGTTGCTGGAGTCTCCGGGTTGAGCAGCATCCCATCGGTGGCGACGACATCTGTCTCCTCGGTCGGCGTCATGGGGAAGGCGACGGTACTTGCTGTTGGAGCGTCCAGCGCCGATGCGCTCTCCGCGGCGGCCTCGGCCATCGACGATAACTCCTCGCCGATCCTTGCCATCTCTACAAGCGCCTGTTCGATCGATCTCACCCAGGCGGACTACGACAACTATCGCGCGCTCTTTCGGCAGGCGAGTGCACAGGGCATCACTGTGCTGGCGACCAGTTCCTGCGGAGCACGTGGCTCGGGCAGCTTTCCTGCGAGCCTCAGCGAGGTGACTGCGCTGACGATCGCTCCCACGACCGCAACCTTTGCGGCTATCGACCCCCGCCCATCCTGGCAGAGCGCCGCAGGCCTGCCAACGGACGGATCGCGTGACGAGCCCGACCTCACCACAAGCTCGCTGGCCGACTTCGCCAATGCGATGGTGACCATCCTGCAGCAGAGTGGAGGCCGTCAGGGCAACATCAACAGCACGCTCTACGCACTGGCTAAGACGCCTGATCTCTACACGCAGCCTGACGATGCGCCTGCAGGTACGTGGGAGCCTGCCACCGGGCTCGGCACGGTCAACCTGCAGACGCTCATCAAGGTCTACCCGCGCGGCGTGAATGGTACGACGACCACGCTGACTTCCAGCAGCAACGGTAGCTCCGTCGGTTATGGGACGTCGGTCACGCTGACCGCGACCGTCTCTGCCTCAACCTCAGCCAGCACGGGACCGACCGGCACTGTCACCTTCAGCACTGCCTCCCAGGGAACGATCGGCACAGCGGCGCTCACCAACGGTACAGCAACGCTGACGGTAGGCAATCTCAACGTTGGGACCTACCTCATCACGGCAGGTTATTCCGGCGATAGCAACTATGCCGCCAGCTCTGGAACAACCAGCGTTACAGTCACTACTGTAACCGCCACAGTGGCGGCGACCATCTCTCCCGCTTCCAACGTTCCCTACGGCAGCACTGCGACTGTAACGGCTACGGTCTCTTTGCCCAACTCGGGAGCAGCTCCTAGTGGAACGGTATCCGCCCAGATCGAAGGCATTACTGGTGCTCTTTACACTGCTACTCTTTCGCCGAATCCGGGTGGCAACACGGCTACAGCAAATATCAACGTCAACGCACCCACTCCCAGCACGACACCCTATACTGTTCAAGTCACCTGCGCCGGCAATCAGAACTTCCAGTGCCAAGCTCCTCAAAATCTTACCTTCACGACCGCGAAGGGCAACACCACTACAACCATCAGTCTTTCTCCCGCCGCTCCCCAGGCCGGACAGCCCGTCACCATTACGGCGACGGTCAACAACAACGGCAACGGCACCGGGACATACACCTTCTCCGGCAGCATCACGTTTGTCGACACCTCCACTGGAAAGACACTCGCCACGGTCCCCGTCGGAACGAACCAGGCGGCCACCTCCCAGACACTCTCAGGCAACGTTCAGCACAACATTGTCGCGACTTACAGCGGTGATGCCAACTGGAAGGGCAGTACCTCGACTCCTCAGGCTGTCACTCCCACGCTTCTGCCCGCGACGGTCTCTTTGACTGCGAACTCCTCCAAGACACTCGCCGGCGTCAATGTAGTCTTCACCGCAACGGTCTACACCACGGTCACCAATACGGTCGGCCCCACCGGCACGGTCACGTTCTACGATACCTTCAACGGGTCGGTCGTTCAGCTCGGAGTGCCATCGGCAGTTACACCTAACGGCCCCAATCAGTCGATCGCCATCTTCTCAACGACTGGGCTCCAGGCGGGCACGCATAGCGTCTACGCCATCTACAACGGGGACGCGAACTTTTCGAGCGCAACCGCCCTGCCGTACTCGTTGATGCTCTCCGACTTCACTCTTTCCATGGTTCCGCAGACCCTGACGCTGCAGCCCGGTCAGACTGGCCAGGCCGTCATTCTCGCCGGACTTGTGGGTGGCTTCAATGGGAGCGTCAGCCTTGGATGCACACCGCCCTCAAGCTCTGAGACGACGTGCTCCTTCAACCCGGTCATCCTGACGGGCGGGGGCAGTACAACCCTGACGATCGTCACGACGGCTCCGGTCGTCCAGACGTCGCACAGGGGGCCGGGGCACTCCGGGCCGTTTGGCGGATGGAACGCGTTCGCCGGCTCGACCCTGGCTGTTCTGGTCTGGTTTGTGACGCCTCGCCGCCGCCGAATGCTTCCCGGAGTCATGCTGCTTCTTGCGACGGTGTGCCTCTCCAGTTCGATCGGCTGCGGCCGCGTGAAGTCAAGCGGTTCCGGCGGCACCACGATAACCGACCCGG
The Edaphobacter bradus genome window above contains:
- a CDS encoding glycoside hydrolase family 88/105 protein — encoded protein: MFSAVDVLTGSASLRQRLVCHATRVAMFALLAAFSIGSGATRVFGQAAASPVASKPASVDAQAAGDQPDDPGPLATDLSSNINPKAIQAAIKRVGDWELSVAEPSFNRQWTFAALYDGLLAASKATGDPKYRDAVLSFAEKSNWQLIDTRFPHADDQALGQAYLDLYLADPKAARKAVRMANTKEIIDRLVVRPDDPDKLLWWWCDALFMAPPVLSRMYVATGDRKYLDAMDREWWITSGSLYDKQNHLYFRDARYFTQKQANGQPIFWSRGNGWVLGALVKVLEIMPKDYPSRPKYVEQYRQMVEKLTAIQSKDGLWRSGLLDPDSYELPEVSGSAFFTYAIAYGINEHILDRKTYLPVVENSWKGMLTHVYADGRLGSIQPIDGQPGKFKPTASYVYGVGGFLMAGYEMNRLASSKH
- a CDS encoding alginate lyase family protein, which translates into the protein MNGLTRRKFCALAAGAAACFDETIRADVPSDQSPYALVAATDRSRILAAADKSLAEQPVTVTAAHSERSPGGLHDFYSEGDYWWPDPKNPGGPYIRRDGFSNPANFNAHREAMVRLSLIVPALTAAWLLTKQPKYADHAGHHLRAWFVDPATKMNANLEHAQAIFGVNKGRGIGIIDTLHLVEVARAATLLTATNAIEGGQSVKDWFAQYLEWMRTSKNGQEECDAKNNHGTCWVLQAGEFARFTGNTEVMKLCRERFRTTLLPNQVAPDGSLPMELARTKPYSYSLFDMDVLCGLAQSLSTERESLWAFSTSDGRSLKKMMAFMVPYIKDKNIWPYAHDVEHWDDFPVRNPALLFAGLVYGQQDYIALWKRLNPDPTVPEVIRNFPIRQPLLWMPREQSRGSVA
- a CDS encoding 3-hydroxyacyl-CoA dehydrogenase/enoyl-CoA hydratase family protein codes for the protein MPNSTTSAPNRNIRKVAVLGAGTMGSRIAAHIANAGLPVVLLDIVPPGTAADVSKAERNKIVLAALEGLKKSKPAAFYAADSARLIIIGNFEDDLALLAGCDWIIEAVAENLDIKHALLGKVEKHLSAGAILTTNTSGLPIASVASGLKPETRAVFFGTHFFNPPRYMRLLEIIPTPESDAGAVAAISHFCDQRLGKTIVRSRDTPNFIANRIGTFSLANAIRLMQEQGLTIEEVDALTGSALGWPKTGTFRLGDLVGIDVLAHVARNFEAKAASIHDERTDVKLPAFINTMLERKWIGDKAGQGFYKKEGKDAEGRDVRLALDLNTLEYRPATRPKFPALEMAKNVESTGARVQQLMNGDGSADKAARFYWPLLTELFNYAANRISATGTEPADNIVEIDQAMKTGFNWELGPFELFDAAGVRETTDKMRAAGVAISPNVEKLLASHGGNGKGPTWYKDDPTTPSGRQYFDVITGAYKPVPVAGGVSSLAVIKKAKGVVKKNPGASVVDLGNGVAAIELHSKMNALGDDIVSLITQTLKPTSQQIADFEAFVITGDSANFSVGANLMQLLMAIQEQEWDEVESAVRAFQNMTQAIKFCSRPVVVAPYGMCLGGGVEISLHAAARQPHAELYMGLVEAGVGLIPGGGGCKEMVLRSIEAGSSIRPDARGEGVEIFEAIKKNFETIAKASVSTSAAEARGLGFLRPSDNITVNRDRLLTDAKQRARALADAGYTAPVPRTDIPAPGESVLATLKLAVWTMREGQFISDHDVKVANWAAYILSGGRVNPGTLVSEQYLLDLEREAFVSLCGEKKTQERIAFTLKTGKPLRN
- a CDS encoding acetyl-CoA C-acyltransferase, coding for MNEVIIASAVRTPVGKAPRGTLRTTRPDDLAATAINGALARIPQLDKSEIEDVILGCAMPEAEQGMNVARVASFRAGLPVTASAMTVNRYCASGLQSIALAADRIRGGSADVIVAGGTESMSYVPMGGNKISVNPWLVDNYPGSYMSMGLTAERVATHYGITREAMDEFSYQSHQKALAAIAACKFADEIVPVTVINTTPDGKGKAKPVESIFKIDEGPRADTSFEALAKLKPVFHAKGTVTAGNSSQTSDGAAAAVVMSAERAKALGIKPMARFIAFAYAGCDPEEMGIGPVYAIPKALKQAGLTLDQIDVIELNEAFAAQSLAVIKVLGIDPAKLNVNGGAIALGHPLGCTGAKLTATLLREMPRRNAKYGMVTMCVGGGMGAAGIFEAVN
- a CDS encoding acyl-CoA dehydrogenase family protein — protein: MSTMTAPTSTDKKIIPGGSFLISNPTPADCFFPEDFTEEHRQIAQTTADFALNEIVPVSDQIEAKDFSVTRRLIKEASELGLTSVDIPEEYGGLEMDKVTSAIIADNIAKQGSFSVAFSAHVGIGTLPIVWYGTVEQKKKYLPKLASGEFVGAYALSESTSGSDAVNARTRAVLSEDGSTYTVNGEKMWITNAGFADIFTIFAKCEVKEGKDAGKERLTAFLVEKGTPGFTVGKEEHKLGIRGSSTCPLILADCKIPASNLLGEVGKGHHIAFNILNVGRYKLGNAAVGAARMCLGNGIRYAKERKAFGKSISEFGLIQEKLADCAVGVFVGEALSYRAVGMIDAALAKVDKHDTAAIQKAIEDYAVECSICKVWDSEMLDRVVDEVLQIYAGYGYVEEYPAERAYRDSRINRIFEGTNEINRLIITGWLMKSAMNGKLALMPAIKQLMDEVMSGPVAKEDREGPLAEEYNLLASAKKLALFAAGSATQKYMQKLADEQEVMSAIADMIIEVFAMESAILRAEKLSGKGTAEIPVALARIYASGAMERVELAARKVIATVAEGDMLRTQLAILRRLAKHDPADTIALRRQVAQHVIRAGKYAF
- a CDS encoding Ig-like domain repeat protein, translating into MLTPHSLRGRLRIASPFVFASVCLLALSVPAASQTPRVVVAAPEIRLSAADSAVDAGPVPVSQPLRLTLRLNPSADRTAALDQLLAAQITSSSPSYHQWLTPQQFAASYGATEDQIATATSWFQSQGLTVESVSPAKTWLVLSGTAAQVQRAFAVSLRNYAISGASYYANSDTPTMPRAVASLVAGVSGLSSIPSVATTSVSSVGVMGKATVLAVGASSADALSAAASAIDDNSSPILAISTSACSIDLTQADYDNYRALFRQASAQGITVLATSSCGARGSGSFPASLSEVTALTIAPTTATFAAIDPRPSWQSAAGLPTDGSRDEPDLTTSSLADFANAMVTILQQSGGRQGNINSTLYALAKTPDLYTQPDDAPAGTWEPATGLGTVNLQTLIKVYPRGVNGTTTTLTSSSNGSSVGYGTSVTLTATVSASTSASTGPTGTVTFSTASQGTIGTAALTNGTATLTVGNLNVGTYLITAGYSGDSNYAASSGTTSVTVTTVTATVAATISPASNVPYGSTATVTATVSLPNSGAAPSGTVSAQIEGITGALYTATLSPNPGGNTATANINVNAPTPSTTPYTVQVTCAGNQNFQCQAPQNLTFTTAKGNTTTTISLSPAAPQAGQPVTITATVNNNGNGTGTYTFSGSITFVDTSTGKTLATVPVGTNQAATSQTLSGNVQHNIVATYSGDANWKGSTSTPQAVTPTLLPATVSLTANSSKTLAGVNVVFTATVYTTVTNTVGPTGTVTFYDTFNGSVVQLGVPSAVTPNGPNQSIAIFSTTGLQAGTHSVYAIYNGDANFSSATALPYSLMLSDFTLSMVPQTLTLQPGQTGQAVILAGLVGGFNGSVSLGCTPPSSSETTCSFNPVILTGGGSTTLTIVTTAPVVQTSHRGPGHSGPFGGWNAFAGSTLAVLVWFVTPRRRRMLPGVMLLLATVCLSSSIGCGRVKSSGSGGTTITDPGTPLGTQIYTITAAGSDGVNTVRHTYQYQVTIQ